The Quercus robur chromosome 7, dhQueRobu3.1, whole genome shotgun sequence genome has a segment encoding these proteins:
- the LOC126692206 gene encoding (+)-borneol dehydrogenase 1-like isoform X1, which produces MAMAKRLDGKVAIITGGGSGIGASTVHLFHEHGAKVVIADVQDNLGQEIADKLGKNVSYIHCDVTNEDDICNLIDTTVAKHGQLDIMYNNAGIIDSPSPLGRILDTKKSDLEQTISVNLVGSFLGAKHAARVMVPQRKGCILFTSSAASAIAGISSHAYAASKWAIVGVAKGLAAELGQYGIRVNCVSPFAVVGTGMSSEISEADKSQAEDVLSNLVGNLKGQILKAEDVARAALYLASDEANYISGLNLLVDGGYSVVNPNMVNVFSAFMG; this is translated from the exons ATGGCAATGGCAAAAAG GCTAGACGGCAAGGTGGCAATCATAACTGGTGGAGGAAGCGGGATTGGAGCAAGTACCGTGCATCTCTTCCATGAACACGGTGCCAAGGTTGTCATTGCTGATGTACAAGATAACCTAGGCCAAGAAATTGCAGATAAGCTTGGGAAAAATGTTAGCTACATCCATTGCGATGTGACAAATGAAGATGATATCTGCAATCTTATTGACACCACCGTTGCCAAACATGGACAACTTGATATAATGTATAACAATGCGGGCATCATAGACAGCCCTAGCCCATTGGGGAGAATTCTGGATACAAAGAAGTCAGATCTAGAGCAAACTATTAGCGTGAACTTGGTTGGCTCTTTTCTAGGAGCCAAACATGCCGCAAGGGTTATGGTACCACAGCGCAAAGGATGCATACTATTTACTTCTAGTGCGGCCTCAGCAATAGCAGGAATTTCAAGTCATGCTTATGCAGCCTCAAAGTGGGCAATTGTGGGGGTAGCTAAAGGCTTGGCAGCTGAGCTTGGCCAATATGGTATAAGAGTAAATTGTGTGTCTCCATTTGCAGTCGTGGGGACTGGTATGTCTTCAGAGATTAGTGAAGCTGATAAGTCTCAAGCAGAAGACGTACTAAGTAATCTTGTTGGTAATCTAAAGGGACAAATTCTCAAGGCAGAAGATGTAGCACGAGCAGCACTATACTTGGCTAGCGATGAAGCAAATTATATAAGCGGGCTCAACCTTTTGGTAGATGGAGGGTATAGTGTGGTGAATCCTAACATGGTGAATGTTTTTAGCGCCTTCATGGGTTAG
- the LOC126692206 gene encoding (+)-borneol dehydrogenase 1-like isoform X2, which translates to MAKRLDGKVAIITGGGSGIGASTVHLFHEHGAKVVIADVQDNLGQEIADKLGKNVSYIHCDVTNEDDICNLIDTTVAKHGQLDIMYNNAGIIDSPSPLGRILDTKKSDLEQTISVNLVGSFLGAKHAARVMVPQRKGCILFTSSAASAIAGISSHAYAASKWAIVGVAKGLAAELGQYGIRVNCVSPFAVVGTGMSSEISEADKSQAEDVLSNLVGNLKGQILKAEDVARAALYLASDEANYISGLNLLVDGGYSVVNPNMVNVFSAFMG; encoded by the exons ATGGCAAAAAG GCTAGACGGCAAGGTGGCAATCATAACTGGTGGAGGAAGCGGGATTGGAGCAAGTACCGTGCATCTCTTCCATGAACACGGTGCCAAGGTTGTCATTGCTGATGTACAAGATAACCTAGGCCAAGAAATTGCAGATAAGCTTGGGAAAAATGTTAGCTACATCCATTGCGATGTGACAAATGAAGATGATATCTGCAATCTTATTGACACCACCGTTGCCAAACATGGACAACTTGATATAATGTATAACAATGCGGGCATCATAGACAGCCCTAGCCCATTGGGGAGAATTCTGGATACAAAGAAGTCAGATCTAGAGCAAACTATTAGCGTGAACTTGGTTGGCTCTTTTCTAGGAGCCAAACATGCCGCAAGGGTTATGGTACCACAGCGCAAAGGATGCATACTATTTACTTCTAGTGCGGCCTCAGCAATAGCAGGAATTTCAAGTCATGCTTATGCAGCCTCAAAGTGGGCAATTGTGGGGGTAGCTAAAGGCTTGGCAGCTGAGCTTGGCCAATATGGTATAAGAGTAAATTGTGTGTCTCCATTTGCAGTCGTGGGGACTGGTATGTCTTCAGAGATTAGTGAAGCTGATAAGTCTCAAGCAGAAGACGTACTAAGTAATCTTGTTGGTAATCTAAAGGGACAAATTCTCAAGGCAGAAGATGTAGCACGAGCAGCACTATACTTGGCTAGCGATGAAGCAAATTATATAAGCGGGCTCAACCTTTTGGTAGATGGAGGGTATAGTGTGGTGAATCCTAACATGGTGAATGTTTTTAGCGCCTTCATGGGTTAG